A genome region from Lactobacillus sp. ESL0791 includes the following:
- a CDS encoding VOC family protein: MIFTGLQHVGIPTKEFDKSKQFYEDLGFELVNTEDNDGSRVGFYQLGALMLESWESPAEAPGKVGAINHIALDTRDIDKAFAKVQKLGVEFVDDGIQNLPYWEHGIKYFNFYGPNKEIFEVCQKL; encoded by the coding sequence ATGATTTTTACTGGATTACAACATGTTGGGATTCCAACAAAAGAATTTGATAAGAGCAAGCAATTTTATGAAGACTTGGGTTTTGAACTAGTCAACACAGAGGATAATGACGGCAGCCGGGTTGGTTTTTACCAACTAGGCGCGCTGATGCTCGAAAGCTGGGAATCACCAGCTGAAGCTCCTGGAAAGGTCGGGGCGATTAATCATATTGCGCTGGATACGCGTGATATTGACAAGGCCTTTGCCAAAGTGCAGAAGCTGGGCGTTGAATTTGTTGATGACGGCATTCAGAATTTGCCTTATTGGGAACACGGGATTAAATACTTTAACTTTTATGGTCCGAATAAGGAAATTTTTGAGGTTTGCCAAAAGTTATAA
- a CDS encoding PTS sugar transporter subunit IIB, with translation MTESMEGIIHVRIDDRMIHGQVATQWSGRLNATRIMVINDSIMNDDMRKTVVRLAAPANVSTSILGREKALANIKSGKYKGQRVLLICVSPMDVDYLIDNGLPIKKVNVGNMAQREGTKRVRPSLNITDEERAAFQRLIDKGVEVTVIPTPQSPTVYLKDFI, from the coding sequence ATGACGGAAAGTATGGAAGGAATTATCCATGTGCGAATTGATGACCGTATGATTCACGGTCAAGTTGCTACCCAATGGAGCGGGCGCTTGAATGCAACCCGCATCATGGTAATTAATGATTCAATAATGAACGATGATATGCGGAAAACAGTTGTTAGGCTGGCTGCGCCTGCTAATGTGAGCACATCGATTTTAGGCAGAGAAAAGGCATTAGCCAATATAAAAAGTGGCAAGTACAAAGGCCAAAGGGTTTTGTTAATCTGTGTTTCACCAATGGATGTTGATTATTTAATTGATAATGGCTTACCGATTAAAAAAGTAAACGTCGGCAACATGGCCCAACGTGAAGGCACTAAGCGTGTTCGGCCGTCGTTAAATATTACGGATGAAGAACGGGCAGCATTTCAGCGGCTTATTGATAAAGGGGTTGAAGTAACCGTAATCCCAACACCGCAGAGCCCAACCGTTTATTTGAAAGATTTTATTTGA
- a CDS encoding PTS sugar transporter subunit IIA encodes MFNIIIATHGHLAKEFLRVLQSFFGETPQIEAINLGDNGISIFSKQVDQLIKPILTEPTIIFCDIAGGTPFNEFAQKTTCWQSECVLFGGVSLPVLVETLNLRMQNIPFAEVVRRIQKLPLLTKFAPGQVKDSDDE; translated from the coding sequence ATGTTCAACATTATAATCGCTACGCACGGCCATTTAGCAAAAGAATTTTTACGTGTTTTACAGTCTTTTTTTGGTGAAACACCCCAAATTGAAGCAATTAACTTAGGAGATAATGGTATCAGCATTTTTTCAAAGCAAGTTGACCAATTAATTAAGCCAATATTAACTGAGCCGACAATTATTTTTTGTGATATTGCCGGCGGTACCCCATTTAATGAATTTGCCCAAAAAACTACATGCTGGCAAAGTGAGTGTGTACTTTTTGGTGGAGTTAGCTTGCCCGTTCTTGTTGAAACTTTGAATTTAAGAATGCAAAACATCCCGTTTGCAGAAGTTGTGAGAAGAATTCAAAAGCTGCCGCTGCTAACCAAATTTGCTCCAGGTCAAGTTAAAGACAGCGATGATGAATAA
- a CDS encoding PTS system mannose/fructose/sorbose family transporter subunit IID: MSKMKKLYRKVMNRWIVFGATSLNYEKYEGLGYTYAMLPFIEENYKDDPKGKETAIKTQLQFFNTTPYTAPFIMGIDVGMEEKGKTASLEAVSALKTGLMGPLAGIGDSLFVTIPWTIFGAIAANMALQGNPFGCILWIIASILLRLTAYPLFNVGYRSGTKMLSSINTTLKALTNAASVLGLMVVGALAATMVKVNLAFTFKQGKLMMTGNSILDQIMPGLLPAAVVAIIYYLLGKKVKPLYVILIVLVVSVVLNAMHILA, encoded by the coding sequence ATGAGTAAAATGAAGAAATTATATAGAAAAGTAATGAATCGCTGGATTGTTTTTGGTGCAACTTCGTTAAACTATGAGAAATACGAGGGACTCGGCTATACCTATGCAATGCTGCCGTTCATCGAAGAAAATTACAAGGATGATCCCAAGGGGAAGGAAACAGCAATTAAAACCCAGCTGCAGTTCTTTAATACGACGCCTTATACTGCCCCATTTATTATGGGAATTGATGTGGGAATGGAAGAAAAAGGCAAGACAGCTTCATTAGAAGCGGTTAGTGCCTTGAAAACTGGTTTGATGGGCCCATTAGCCGGGATCGGCGACAGCCTGTTTGTTACAATTCCGTGGACAATTTTTGGCGCGATTGCTGCTAACATGGCATTGCAGGGAAATCCCTTCGGCTGTATCTTGTGGATTATTGCTTCCATTCTGTTGCGGCTAACCGCTTATCCGTTATTTAACGTTGGCTATCGCTCGGGAACTAAAATGTTGTCTTCAATTAACACGACTTTAAAGGCTCTCACGAACGCAGCATCGGTTTTGGGATTAATGGTAGTTGGTGCATTAGCAGCAACGATGGTTAAGGTAAATCTCGCGTTTACTTTTAAACAGGGTAAATTAATGATGACCGGTAACAGCATCTTGGACCAAATTATGCCCGGCTTATTACCGGCAGCGGTGGTCGCAATTATTTATTACCTGCTAGGTAAAAAAGTAAAACCACTGTACGTTATCTTGATTGTATTAGTGGTATCTGTTGTGCTGAATGCAATGCACATTTTGGCTTAA
- a CDS encoding glycoside hydrolase family 32 protein: protein MQKIFYQPKDRWFGDCMPFFNEEDQTFYLFHQRDTRNPKPLTDPFGWSLVTTKDFVNFKDYGEVLPKGPHDAADQFIYAGSVTQGKGEKIAFYTGHNRQAKLAKRTSEILMSATSQDLIHWQKSGQATSLVPQPGYDHNDWRDPVIVYDEQQQRYVLVLGARLPSDKKKPTGRLVYFVSNNLKDWDFKGDFWTPNEFNMLEMPDLFTLNNTWYLLFSEYSEDKRTKYRVGNSLFGSWHSLSDEFFDGKAYYAARTVGNDHVGRYLSGWVATKENDTDLGNWDWGGAFVPHKIVQRADKTLGVTLPASIAANFAMTKILPEFVLGQADGKKEETIVPDTPEQFLLEAQIKVLEDTKEFGIKTFVNEETREGYQYKVSRPENALKFSRTPNYPWPQYFTTGLQRPISLEKGKTYDLKLIVDDSIVILYINGVALSARMYNKTGRELSFFVTEGKIAVTKMKYYTQWQDTIR from the coding sequence ATGCAGAAAATATTTTATCAGCCAAAAGATCGCTGGTTCGGTGACTGTATGCCATTCTTTAATGAAGAAGATCAGACTTTTTATCTTTTTCACCAAAGGGATACGCGCAATCCTAAACCGTTGACAGATCCATTTGGCTGGTCACTAGTGACAACAAAAGATTTTGTGAATTTTAAAGATTATGGCGAGGTCTTGCCCAAGGGACCGCATGATGCGGCCGACCAGTTTATTTATGCGGGAAGCGTAACCCAGGGTAAGGGTGAAAAAATTGCTTTTTATACCGGGCACAACCGGCAAGCTAAACTTGCCAAAAGAACCTCCGAAATACTGATGTCGGCTACAAGTCAAGATTTAATCCATTGGCAAAAATCCGGTCAGGCGACGAGTTTGGTACCGCAACCAGGTTATGATCACAATGATTGGCGTGATCCGGTAATTGTTTATGATGAACAGCAGCAGCGTTATGTCCTTGTTTTAGGGGCCAGACTGCCGAGTGATAAGAAGAAACCTACCGGCAGATTAGTCTATTTTGTTTCCAATAATCTAAAAGATTGGGATTTTAAAGGCGACTTTTGGACACCCAACGAATTTAATATGTTGGAAATGCCGGATTTGTTTACGTTAAATAATACTTGGTACCTGCTGTTTTCGGAATATTCTGAGGATAAACGAACCAAGTACCGGGTTGGCAACAGTTTATTTGGCAGTTGGCATTCCTTGAGCGACGAATTTTTTGATGGTAAAGCTTATTATGCGGCGCGCACTGTGGGGAATGATCATGTTGGTCGCTATTTGAGCGGCTGGGTTGCAACAAAAGAAAATGATACTGATCTTGGCAACTGGGATTGGGGCGGTGCCTTTGTCCCGCATAAAATTGTTCAGCGTGCGGATAAGACGTTAGGAGTGACCTTGCCTGCGTCCATTGCTGCTAATTTTGCCATGACCAAAATTTTGCCTGAGTTTGTGCTTGGGCAGGCAGATGGCAAAAAGGAAGAAACAATCGTGCCTGATACTCCAGAACAATTCTTGCTTGAAGCACAAATTAAGGTTTTGGAAGATACAAAGGAATTTGGCATTAAGACTTTTGTCAACGAGGAAACTAGGGAAGGCTATCAGTATAAAGTATCACGACCTGAAAACGCACTTAAGTTTTCGCGCACGCCCAATTACCCGTGGCCGCAATATTTTACTACCGGCTTGCAGCGGCCAATTTCTTTAGAAAAGGGCAAGACTTACGATTTAAAGCTGATTGTTGATGATAGTATCGTGATTTTATATATTAATGGTGTTGCGTTGAGTGCAAGGATGTATAATAAAACTGGTCGTGAACTTAGTTTCTTTGTGACCGAAGGCAAGATTGCCGTTACAAAGATGAAATATTACACCCAGTGGCAGGATACTATTAGATAA